GTTGGCAAGAACGCGGTGGTGGTCGATCTGGCCGCCCTGCTGGCGAGCACCAACGTCGAGGTGAACCAGCCGGAGTCGGCGTTCGGCTGCATGTCCGCCCCCAATGATGGCGACTGCGCCGGCATCATGGCGGCGCTCGGGCTGCCGTTTGGCGACGCCCCGGCCCCGACACAGACGACGTTCCGCACACAGTAACCGGACCAATTCTGGAGTCTCTCATGCCTGAACGGAGCGCGCTGCCGAGCTGGATCGGCTCGCCGGTCTCCGTGCTGGCGCTCGCGGTGGCCCTGGTGGTGGGCAGCCTGCTCGCCACCACCCTCCCGCGCGCCGACACCGTGGTGGCGCAGGACGCGCCACCGGACCCGTACGCCAGCCTGCCGGCCTGGGCCCCCCGCCCGGTGGTGCCGGCCGACAACCCGATCACCCCTGACAAGGTCGAGCTGGGCCGGCGGCTGTTCTACGACACCCGCCTCTCGGTCAACGGCACGATGGCCTGCGGGACGTGCCACCAGCAGGAGAGGGCGTTCACGGACGGCCTGCCGACGGCCGTCGGCGCGACGGGGCAGATCCACCCGCGCAACACGATGGGCCTGACCAACGTGGCGTACCTGCCGGTGCTGACCTGGGCCAACCCGACCCTCGAACACCTGGAGCAGCAGGCGCTGATCCCGCTGTTCGGCGAGTCACCCGTCGAGCAGGGGCTGGCTGGCCACGAGCAGGAGCTGTTCGACCTGTTCCGGACGGACCCGGAGTACGCCCGCCTCTTCCCGGCCGCCTTCCCCGAAGACGCCGACCCGTACACCCTCGGCACGATGACGCGCGCCATCGCCACCTTCCAGCGGGCGCTGATCTCGTTCGATGCCCCCTACGACCGCTACCGCTACGGGCGAGACCAGGGCGCCATCTCGGAGGCG
This genomic window from Chloroflexota bacterium contains:
- a CDS encoding di-heme enzyme, which codes for MPERSALPSWIGSPVSVLALAVALVVGSLLATTLPRADTVVAQDAPPDPYASLPAWAPRPVVPADNPITPDKVELGRRLFYDTRLSVNGTMACGTCHQQERAFTDGLPTAVGATGQIHPRNTMGLTNVAYLPVLTWANPTLEHLEQQALIPLFGESPVEQGLAGHEQELFDLFRTDPEYARLFPAAFPEDADPYTLGTMTRAIATFQRALISFDAPYDRYRYGRDQGAISEAAKRGERLFFSEEQECHHCHGGLNLTDSIRHQRTAFVETAFHNTALYNLDGKGAYPEQNSGLREITGRPEDMGKFRTPSLRNVTLTAPYMHDGSIPTLDAVLDHYREGGRTIAEGPHAGAGKLSPLKSIFIVGFPLTKDDRAALLAFLESLTDESFVRDPRYSDPFKAP